One region of Brassica napus cultivar Da-Ae chromosome A10, Da-Ae, whole genome shotgun sequence genomic DNA includes:
- the LOC106371079 gene encoding glutamate receptor 3.4 isoform X2: protein MTPSSDERLNQLSKQQWMMSTLTKPYSRVPSLTLSFKTLTAVDSLAPWELMETQVVAAIGPQSSSIAHMISYVANELHVPLLSFAATDPTLSSLQYPYFLRTTQNDHFQMHAVADLVSYSGWRQVIAIFVDDECGRNGVSVLGDALAKKRARISHKAAITPGADATSIKDLLVSVNLMASRVYVVHVNPDSGLNVFSVAKSLGMMGSGYVWISTDWLPTVLDSMGAVDTETMDLLQGVVAFRHYTAESDAKRRFMERWRNLRPKEGLNSYALYAYDSVWLIARALDVFFRENNRVTFSNDPNLHKTKSSSLRLSALSVFNEGERFLEIILGMNHTGVTGPIRFDSERNRVNPAYEVLNIEGTGPRRVGYWSNHSGLSVVPPETLYSKPPNTSTANQRLYGIIWPGEVTKPPRGWVFPNNGKPLKIAVPNRVSYKDYVSKDKNPPGVRGYCIDVFEAAIELLPYPVPRNYILYGDGKKNPSYDNLINEVVADNFDVAVGDITIVTNRTRFVDFTQPFIESGLVVVAPVKEAKSSPWSFLKPFTIEMWAVTGAFFLFVGAIVWILEHRFNHEFRGPPRRQLITIFWFSFSTMFFSHRENTVSSLGRLVLIIWLFVVLIINSSYTASLTSILTVQQLTSRIEGIDSLITSNEPIGVQDGTFARNYLVNELNISPHRIVPLRDEEHYLSALQLGPKAGGVAAIVDELPYIEVLLTNSNCKYRTVGQEFTRTGWGFAFQRDSPLAVDMSTAILQLSEEGELEKIHRKWLNYKHECSMQIQNSETSQLSLKSFWGLFLICGITCFIALTVFFWRVFWQYQRLLPDTGDEERVSEVTEGSRSGRGLRAPSFKELVKIVDKREAEIKEILKQKSSNKLKSSQSGAGSSHSQHSEIP from the exons ATGACTCCTTCATCGGACGAGCGGCTAAACCAGCTTTCAAAGCAGCAATGGATGATGTCAACGCTGACCAAACCGTACTCAAGGGTACCAAGCTTAACATTGTCTTTCAAGACTCTAACTGCAGTGGATTCATTGGCACCATGGGAG CTGATGGAAACACAAGTGGTTGCAGCCATCGGTCCACAGTCATCAAGCATTGCTCACATGATCTCCTACGTAGCTAACGAGCTACACGTACCTCTCTTATCATTCGCAGCAACGGATCCAACCCTCTCCTCCCTCCAGTACCCTTACTTCCTCCGCACCACTCAGAACGATCACTTCCAAATGCACGCCGTCGCGGACCTCGTATCCTACTCCGGATGGAGACAAGTCATCGCCATATTCGTCGACGACGAGTGCGGCCGCAACGGGGTATCGGTTCTTGGCGACGCACTGGCCAAGAAACGCGCTAGAATCTCCCACAAAGCTGCTATCACTCCCGGTGCGGACGCTACCTCCATCAAAGACTTGTTGGTTTCCGTTAACCTGATGGCTTCTCGTGTCTACGTCGTCCATGTGAACCCTGACTCTGGTTTAAACGTCTTCTCGGTGGCTAAGTCTCTTGGGATGATGGGAAGCGGTTACGTTTGGATATCAACGGACTGGCTACCTACAGTTTTGGACTCCATGGGGGCCGTGGATACGGAGACGATGGATCTCTTGCAAGGAGTGGTTGCCTTTCGGCATTACACAGCCGAGAGTGACGCGAAGAGACGGTTTATGGAGAGATGGAGGAATCTTAGGCCTAAAGAAGGTCTCAACTCTTATGCATTGTATGCTTATGACTCTGTCTGGTTGATCGCTCGCGCCCTCGATGTTTTCTTCAGAGAGAACAACAGAGTGACGTTCTCCAACGACCCGAATCTTCACAAGACAAAGAGTAGCAGTCTTCGGTTATCAGCGTTGAGTGTGTTCAACGAAGGGGAGAGGTTTCTTGAGATCATTCTCGGGATGAATCACACCGGTGTAACCGGGCCAATCCGGTTTGATTCAGAGAGAAACCGGGTTAACCCGGCATACGAAGTTCTGAACATAGAAGGCACAGGTCCGCGGAGAGTGGGATACTGGTCTAATCATTCAGGTCTCTCAGTGGTGCCTCCAGAGACGTTGTATTCCAAGCCTCCGAACACATCTACAGCGAACCAGCGTCTTTATGGAATCATATGGCCAGGGGAAGTGACAAAGCCTCCACGTGGATGGGTGTTTCCTAACAACGGAAAGCCGCTGAAAATAGCAGTGCCTAACCGCGTGAGCTATAAAGATTACGTCTCCAAGGACAAGAACCCGCCTGGTGTTAGAGGCTATTGCATTGATGTCTTTGAGGCTGCGATCGAGTTGCTTCCCTATCCTGTTCCAAGAAACTATATACTGTATGGAGATGGGAAGAAGAATCCTTCTTATGACAACCTGATCAATGAAGTTGTTGCTGAT AACTTTGATGTAGCTGTAGGAGATATAACGATTGTAACAAACAGAACAAGGTTTGTGGACTTCACACAGCCGTTTATAGAGTCAGGGCTTGTGGTGGTGGCACCTGTTAAGGAGGCTAAGTCTAGTCCTTGGTCATTCCTGAAACCGTTCACTATAGAGATGTGGGCTGTCACTGGAGCCTTCTTTCTCTTCGTTGGAGCCATCGTCTGGATCCTCGAACACAGATTCAACCACGAGTTCCGTGGCCCTCCTAGGCGTCAACTCATCACCATCTTCTGGTTTAGCTTCTCGACGATGTTCTTCTCTCATA GGGAGAACACTGTGAGCTCATTGGGAAGGCTGGTGTTGATCATATGGTTGTTCGTGGTTCTGATCATCAACTCTAGCTACACAGCTAGTCTCACTTCAATACTCACCGTGCAGCAGCTGACATCTCGCATTGAAGGGATAGATAGCTTGATAACGAGCAACGAACCGATCGGTGTTCAAGACGGTACATTCGCTAGAAACTACCTGGTCAACGAGCTTAACATATCTCCTCATAGGATAGTTCCACTAAGAGACGAAGAACATTACCTTTCCGCTCTTCAGCTCGGTCCCAAAGCCGGCGGCGTGGCAGCCATCGTGGACGAGCTTCCTTACATCGAAGTCCTTCTGACAAACAGCAACTGCAAGTACCGGACAGTAGGACAAGAGTTCACACGCACAGGCTGGGGCTTCGCGTTCCAGAGAGACTCCCCTTTGGCTGTAGACATGTCCACGGCCATCTTGCAGCTCTCAGAAGAAGGGGAGCTGGAGAAAATCCACAGGAAATGGCTTAACTACAAGCACGAATGCTCGATGCAGATCCAAAACAGCGAGACCTCTCAGCTTTCGCTCAAAAGTTTCTGGGGACTGTTCCTTATCTGCGGCATCACTTGCTTCATAGCGCTTACTGTCTTCTTCTGGAGGGTGTTCTGGCAGTACCAGAGGTTGCTACCGGATACGGGGGACGAGGAGAGGGTGAGCGAAGTGACCGAGGGGTCTAGATCAGGGAGAGGCTTGCGAGCACCGAGTTTCAAGGAGTTGGTGAAGATTGTGGATAAGAGGGAAGCAGAGATCAAGGAGATACTGAAACAGAAGAGTAGCAATAAACTCAAAAGTAGCCAGAGTGGAGCTGGGAGCTCACATTCTCAACATAGCGAAATTCCGTAA
- the BNAC05G03250D gene encoding uncharacterized protein BNAC05G03250D: MSETRPVPRRESPWGLPEGHREPKAHRCNDRVEDVVQAFFEGNPFKTVPGPFKLFYRCMRSKPGEEPTEPFTYLDLEPPKREAKLE, from the exons ATGAGCGAGACGAGACCAGTGCCGAGGAGAGAGAGTCCATGGGGTTTACCGGAAGGTCACCGTGAGCCCAAAGCTCACCGCTGCAACGATCGCGTCGAGGACGTCGTCCAG GCGTTTTTCGAGGGGAACCCGTTTAAGACGGTTCCAGGACCTTTTAAACTATTCTACCGTTGCATGCGCTCTAAGCCAGG agagGAACCAACAGAGCCATTCACATACCTCGACTTGGAACCTCCAAAAAGAGAAGCAAAACTTGAGTAA
- the LOC106371077 gene encoding homeobox-leucine zipper protein HDG2 isoform X2 has protein sequence MFEPNMFLAAMNNEDSNNHNYNHEDNNNINERFLRDEEFDSANTKSGSENQEGGSGNDQDNHHPNKKKRYHRHTQLQIQEMEAFFKECPHPDDKQRKQLSRELGLEPLQVKFWFQNKRTQMKNHHERHENSHLRAENEKLRGDNIRYREALANASCPNCGGPTVIGEMSFDEHQLRLENARLREEIDRISAIAAKYVGKPVSSYPLMSPPPLPPRPLELAMGNFGGDVYGNNPTDLFKSITAPTESDKPLIIDLAVSAMEELMRMTQVEEPLWKSLVLDEEEYARTFPRGIGPKPAGFRTEASRESAVVIMNHVNIVEILMDVNQWSVVFAGMVSRAVTLAVLSTGVSGNYNGALQVMSAEFQVPTPLVPTRETYFARYCKQQADGSWAVVDISLDSLQPNPPVRCRRRASGCLIQEMPNGYSKVTWVEHVEVDDRGVHDLYKHMVSTGHAFGAKRWVAILDRQCERLASVMATHISSGEVGVITNQEGRRSMLKLAERMVISFCAGVSASTAHTWTTLSGTGAEDVRVMTRKSVDDPGRPPGIVLSAATSFWIPVPPKRVFDFLRDENSRNEWDILSNGGVVQEMAHIANGRDTGNCVSLLRVNSANSSQSNMLILQESCTDPTASFVIYAPVDIVAMNIVLNGGDPDYVALLPSGFAILPDGNATGGGEGGSLLTVSFQILVDSVPTAKLSLGSVATVNNLIACTVERIKAAMSCETA, from the exons ATGTTCGAGCCAAATATGTTTCTTGCAGCTATGAACAACGAAGATAGCAACAACCACAACTACAACCACGAAgacaacaataatatcaatGAAAGATTTCTTCGCGACGAGGAATTCGACAGTGCGAATACTAAATCGGGAAGTGAGAATCAAGAAGGAGGATCGGGAAATGATCAAGATAATCATCATCCTAATAAGAAGAAACGATATCATAGACACACCCAACTTCAGATCCAGGAGATGGAAGC ATTCTTCAAAGAGTGTCCTCACCCGGATGACAAGCAAAGGAAACAACTTAGCCGTGAACTGGGTTTGGAACCTCTTCAGGTCAAATTCTGGTTCCAGAACAAACGCACCCAAATGAAG AATCATCACGAGCGGCACGAGAACTCGCATCTTCGGGCGGAAAACGAAAAGCTTAGAGGAGACAACATTAGATATCGAGAGGCTCTTGCAAATGCTTCATGTCCTAACTGTGGTGGTCCAACGGTTATTGGAGAAATGTCCTTTGACGAACACCAACTCCGTCTCGAAAATGCTCGTTTAAGAGaagag ATCGATAGAATATCAGCCATCGCAGCCAAATACGTAGGCAAGCCAGTCTCAAGCTATCCTCTTATGTCTCCACCTCCACTTCCTCCACGTCCCTTAGAACTCGCCATGGGAAACTTTGGAGGAGATGTTTATGGAAACAACCCAACCGATCTCTTCAAGTCCATCACCGCACCAACAGAATCTGATAAACCGTTGATCATCGACTTAGCCGTTTCTGCTATGGAAGAGCTCATGAGAATGACTCAAGTGGAGGAGCCTTTGTGGAAAAGTTTGGTTTTAGACGAAGAAGAATATGCACGGACGTTTCCTAGAGGGATTGGACCTAAACCGGCTGGTTTTAGAACCGAAGCCTCACGAGAAAGCGCGGTTGTGATCATGAATCATGTCAACATTGTTGAGATTCTCATGGATGTg AATCAATGGTCGGTTGTTTTTGCGGGGATGGTGTCTAGAGCGGTGACATTAGCGGTTTTATCGACTGGGGTTTCAGGAAACTATAATGGAGCTCTGCAAGTG ATGAGTGCAGAGTTTCAAGTTCCAACACCGTTAGTCCCCACCCGGGAAACTTACTTCGCACGTTACTGTAAACAACAAGCAGATGGTTCTTGGGCGGTTGTCGATATTTCATTGGATAGTCTCCAGCCTAATCCACCAGTTAGATGCAGGCGGCGAGCTTCTGGATGTTTGATTCAAGAAATGCCAAATGGATACTCTAAG GTGACATGGGTGGAACATGTGGAAGTTGATGACAGAGGAGTTCATGACTTGTATAAACACATGGTTAGTACTGGTCATGCCTTTGGTGCTAAGCGTTGGGTAGCTATTCTCGACCGCCAATGTGAGCGGTTAGCTAGCGTCATGGCTACACACATTTCCTCAGGAGAAGTTGGCG TGATAACTAACCAAGAAGGGAGGAGGAGCATGCTGAAATTGGCGGAGCGAATGGTTATAAGCTTTTGTGCAGGAGTGAGTGCTTCAACTGCTCACACATGGACTACATTGTCTGGTACAGGAGCTGAAGATGTTAGAGTGATGACTAGGAAGAGTGTGGATGATCCAGGAAGGCCTCCGGGTATTGTTCTTAGTGCAGCCACTTCCTTTTGGATCCCTGTTCCTCCAAAGAGAGTCTTTGACTTCCTCAGAGATGAGAATTCAAGAAATGAG TGGGATATACTGTCTAATGGAGGCGTTGTTCAAGAAATGGCACATATTGCTAATGGGAGGGATACAGGAAACTGTGTTTCTCTCCTCCGGGTGAAT AGTGCAAACTCTAGCCAGAGCAACATGCTGATTCTACAAGAGAGTTGTACTGATCCTACAGCTTCCTTTGTGATCTATGCTCCGGTTGATATTGTAGCCATGAACATTGTGCTAAACGGAGGCGATCCGGACTATGTGGCTCTGCTTCCATCAGGTTTTGCTATTCTTCCTGATGGTAATGCAACTGGTGGAGGAGAAGGAGGGTCGCTGCTGACCGTTTCTTTTCAGATTCTGGTTGACTCGGTTCCCACGGCTAAGCTGTCTCTTGGATCTGTTGCGACTGTTAACAATTTGATTGCTTGCACTGTTGAGAGGATCAAAGCTGCTATGTCTTGTGAGACTGCTTGA
- the LOC106371078 gene encoding uncharacterized protein LOC106371078, translated as MGAFGKLIDAILFVCFALMAVIGPLIDGQTALPKSIFPAFLTDLKTSYVAEFGDYLLMEKPHFLVGLVWHELVFLWPLSIANIYAILAGKSWFGTTCLLYGASLVTSMAAILGEMIGSGKASERLLMMYVPFMGIGILAVLRGLVSSSTKSTGSVGKRYTIMPRRKLA; from the exons atggGAGCTTTCGGGAAGCTGATCGACGCGATCCTATTCGTATGCTTCGCTCTGATGGCGGTTATCGGCCCGCTCATCGACGGACAAACGGCGCTTCCCAAATCAATCTTCCCGGCGTTTCTCACCGATCTGAAAACCAGTTACGTCGCCGAGTTCGGAGACTACTTGCTCATGGAGAAGCCGCATTTCCTCGTCGGACTCGTCTGGCATGAGCTCGTGTTCTTGTGGCCGCTCTCGATCGCTAACATCTACGCGATCCTCGCCGGAAAATCGTGGTTCGGTACCACCTGCTTGCTTTACGGAGCTTCCCTCGTCACTTCCATG GCTGCAATCCTGGGAGAGATGATTGGTTCGGGGAAGGCATCTGAGAGATTGCTAATGATGTATGTGCCTTTCATGGGTATTGGGATTCTGGCTGTTCTTCGTGGTTTAGTCTCTAGTTCAACTAAGAGCACTGGATCTGTTGGAAAGAGGTATACTATTATGCCAAGGAGAAAGCTGGCGTAG
- the LOC106371077 gene encoding homeobox-leucine zipper protein HDG2 isoform X1, whose amino-acid sequence MFEPNMFLAAMNNEDSNNHNYNHEDNNNINERFLRDEEFDSANTKSGSENQEGGSGNDQDNHHPNKKKRYHRHTQLQIQEMEAFFKECPHPDDKQRKQLSRELGLEPLQVKFWFQNKRTQMKNHHERHENSHLRAENEKLRGDNIRYREALANASCPNCGGPTVIGEMSFDEHQLRLENARLREEIDRISAIAAKYVGKPVSSYPLMSPPPLPPRPLELAMGNFGGDVYGNNPTDLFKSITAPTESDKPLIIDLAVSAMEELMRMTQVEEPLWKSLVLDEEEYARTFPRGIGPKPAGFRTEASRESAVVIMNHVNIVEILMDVNQWSVVFAGMVSRAVTLAVLSTGVSGNYNGALQVMSAEFQVPTPLVPTRETYFARYCKQQADGSWAVVDISLDSLQPNPPVRCRRRASGCLIQEMPNGYSKVTWVEHVEVDDRGVHDLYKHMVSTGHAFGAKRWVAILDRQCERLASVMATHISSGEVGVITNQEGRRSMLKLAERMVISFCAGVSASTAHTWTTLSGTGAEDVRVMTRKSVDDPGRPPGIVLSAATSFWIPVPPKRVFDFLRDENSRNEWDILSNGGVVQEMAHIANGRDTGNCVSLLRVNVSRFVCYNSYDQGFHIFQSFFMSQSANSSQSNMLILQESCTDPTASFVIYAPVDIVAMNIVLNGGDPDYVALLPSGFAILPDGNATGGGEGGSLLTVSFQILVDSVPTAKLSLGSVATVNNLIACTVERIKAAMSCETA is encoded by the exons ATGTTCGAGCCAAATATGTTTCTTGCAGCTATGAACAACGAAGATAGCAACAACCACAACTACAACCACGAAgacaacaataatatcaatGAAAGATTTCTTCGCGACGAGGAATTCGACAGTGCGAATACTAAATCGGGAAGTGAGAATCAAGAAGGAGGATCGGGAAATGATCAAGATAATCATCATCCTAATAAGAAGAAACGATATCATAGACACACCCAACTTCAGATCCAGGAGATGGAAGC ATTCTTCAAAGAGTGTCCTCACCCGGATGACAAGCAAAGGAAACAACTTAGCCGTGAACTGGGTTTGGAACCTCTTCAGGTCAAATTCTGGTTCCAGAACAAACGCACCCAAATGAAG AATCATCACGAGCGGCACGAGAACTCGCATCTTCGGGCGGAAAACGAAAAGCTTAGAGGAGACAACATTAGATATCGAGAGGCTCTTGCAAATGCTTCATGTCCTAACTGTGGTGGTCCAACGGTTATTGGAGAAATGTCCTTTGACGAACACCAACTCCGTCTCGAAAATGCTCGTTTAAGAGaagag ATCGATAGAATATCAGCCATCGCAGCCAAATACGTAGGCAAGCCAGTCTCAAGCTATCCTCTTATGTCTCCACCTCCACTTCCTCCACGTCCCTTAGAACTCGCCATGGGAAACTTTGGAGGAGATGTTTATGGAAACAACCCAACCGATCTCTTCAAGTCCATCACCGCACCAACAGAATCTGATAAACCGTTGATCATCGACTTAGCCGTTTCTGCTATGGAAGAGCTCATGAGAATGACTCAAGTGGAGGAGCCTTTGTGGAAAAGTTTGGTTTTAGACGAAGAAGAATATGCACGGACGTTTCCTAGAGGGATTGGACCTAAACCGGCTGGTTTTAGAACCGAAGCCTCACGAGAAAGCGCGGTTGTGATCATGAATCATGTCAACATTGTTGAGATTCTCATGGATGTg AATCAATGGTCGGTTGTTTTTGCGGGGATGGTGTCTAGAGCGGTGACATTAGCGGTTTTATCGACTGGGGTTTCAGGAAACTATAATGGAGCTCTGCAAGTG ATGAGTGCAGAGTTTCAAGTTCCAACACCGTTAGTCCCCACCCGGGAAACTTACTTCGCACGTTACTGTAAACAACAAGCAGATGGTTCTTGGGCGGTTGTCGATATTTCATTGGATAGTCTCCAGCCTAATCCACCAGTTAGATGCAGGCGGCGAGCTTCTGGATGTTTGATTCAAGAAATGCCAAATGGATACTCTAAG GTGACATGGGTGGAACATGTGGAAGTTGATGACAGAGGAGTTCATGACTTGTATAAACACATGGTTAGTACTGGTCATGCCTTTGGTGCTAAGCGTTGGGTAGCTATTCTCGACCGCCAATGTGAGCGGTTAGCTAGCGTCATGGCTACACACATTTCCTCAGGAGAAGTTGGCG TGATAACTAACCAAGAAGGGAGGAGGAGCATGCTGAAATTGGCGGAGCGAATGGTTATAAGCTTTTGTGCAGGAGTGAGTGCTTCAACTGCTCACACATGGACTACATTGTCTGGTACAGGAGCTGAAGATGTTAGAGTGATGACTAGGAAGAGTGTGGATGATCCAGGAAGGCCTCCGGGTATTGTTCTTAGTGCAGCCACTTCCTTTTGGATCCCTGTTCCTCCAAAGAGAGTCTTTGACTTCCTCAGAGATGAGAATTCAAGAAATGAG TGGGATATACTGTCTAATGGAGGCGTTGTTCAAGAAATGGCACATATTGCTAATGGGAGGGATACAGGAAACTGTGTTTCTCTCCTCCGGGTGAATGTGAGTAGATTTGTTTGTTATAATTCATATGATCAAGgctttcatatttttcaatctttttttatGTCACAGAGTGCAAACTCTAGCCAGAGCAACATGCTGATTCTACAAGAGAGTTGTACTGATCCTACAGCTTCCTTTGTGATCTATGCTCCGGTTGATATTGTAGCCATGAACATTGTGCTAAACGGAGGCGATCCGGACTATGTGGCTCTGCTTCCATCAGGTTTTGCTATTCTTCCTGATGGTAATGCAACTGGTGGAGGAGAAGGAGGGTCGCTGCTGACCGTTTCTTTTCAGATTCTGGTTGACTCGGTTCCCACGGCTAAGCTGTCTCTTGGATCTGTTGCGACTGTTAACAATTTGATTGCTTGCACTGTTGAGAGGATCAAAGCTGCTATGTCTTGTGAGACTGCTTGA
- the LOC106371079 gene encoding glutamate receptor 3.4 isoform X1 has translation MMRGVSMVKAMRIILLCVSVLWIFPEECAGKSNFSRNSSSSTASPPLSQTPNSVNVGALFTYDSFIGRAAKPAFKAAMDDVNADQTVLKGTKLNIVFQDSNCSGFIGTMGALQLMETQVVAAIGPQSSSIAHMISYVANELHVPLLSFAATDPTLSSLQYPYFLRTTQNDHFQMHAVADLVSYSGWRQVIAIFVDDECGRNGVSVLGDALAKKRARISHKAAITPGADATSIKDLLVSVNLMASRVYVVHVNPDSGLNVFSVAKSLGMMGSGYVWISTDWLPTVLDSMGAVDTETMDLLQGVVAFRHYTAESDAKRRFMERWRNLRPKEGLNSYALYAYDSVWLIARALDVFFRENNRVTFSNDPNLHKTKSSSLRLSALSVFNEGERFLEIILGMNHTGVTGPIRFDSERNRVNPAYEVLNIEGTGPRRVGYWSNHSGLSVVPPETLYSKPPNTSTANQRLYGIIWPGEVTKPPRGWVFPNNGKPLKIAVPNRVSYKDYVSKDKNPPGVRGYCIDVFEAAIELLPYPVPRNYILYGDGKKNPSYDNLINEVVADNFDVAVGDITIVTNRTRFVDFTQPFIESGLVVVAPVKEAKSSPWSFLKPFTIEMWAVTGAFFLFVGAIVWILEHRFNHEFRGPPRRQLITIFWFSFSTMFFSHRENTVSSLGRLVLIIWLFVVLIINSSYTASLTSILTVQQLTSRIEGIDSLITSNEPIGVQDGTFARNYLVNELNISPHRIVPLRDEEHYLSALQLGPKAGGVAAIVDELPYIEVLLTNSNCKYRTVGQEFTRTGWGFAFQRDSPLAVDMSTAILQLSEEGELEKIHRKWLNYKHECSMQIQNSETSQLSLKSFWGLFLICGITCFIALTVFFWRVFWQYQRLLPDTGDEERVSEVTEGSRSGRGLRAPSFKELVKIVDKREAEIKEILKQKSSNKLKSSQSGAGSSHSQHSEIP, from the exons ATGATGAGAGGAGTCTCCATGGTGAAAGCAATGAGAATTATCTTGTTATGTGTTTCTGTCTTGTGGATCTTTCCAGAGGAATGTGCTGGTAAAAGTAATTTTTCAagaaactcttcttcttctactgctTCACCGCCGTTATCACAGACACCAAACTCTGTGAACGTTGGAGCTCTGTTTACTTATGACTCCTTCATCGGACGAGCGGCTAAACCAGCTTTCAAAGCAGCAATGGATGATGTCAACGCTGACCAAACCGTACTCAAGGGTACCAAGCTTAACATTGTCTTTCAAGACTCTAACTGCAGTGGATTCATTGGCACCATGGGAG CTTTACAGCTGATGGAAACACAAGTGGTTGCAGCCATCGGTCCACAGTCATCAAGCATTGCTCACATGATCTCCTACGTAGCTAACGAGCTACACGTACCTCTCTTATCATTCGCAGCAACGGATCCAACCCTCTCCTCCCTCCAGTACCCTTACTTCCTCCGCACCACTCAGAACGATCACTTCCAAATGCACGCCGTCGCGGACCTCGTATCCTACTCCGGATGGAGACAAGTCATCGCCATATTCGTCGACGACGAGTGCGGCCGCAACGGGGTATCGGTTCTTGGCGACGCACTGGCCAAGAAACGCGCTAGAATCTCCCACAAAGCTGCTATCACTCCCGGTGCGGACGCTACCTCCATCAAAGACTTGTTGGTTTCCGTTAACCTGATGGCTTCTCGTGTCTACGTCGTCCATGTGAACCCTGACTCTGGTTTAAACGTCTTCTCGGTGGCTAAGTCTCTTGGGATGATGGGAAGCGGTTACGTTTGGATATCAACGGACTGGCTACCTACAGTTTTGGACTCCATGGGGGCCGTGGATACGGAGACGATGGATCTCTTGCAAGGAGTGGTTGCCTTTCGGCATTACACAGCCGAGAGTGACGCGAAGAGACGGTTTATGGAGAGATGGAGGAATCTTAGGCCTAAAGAAGGTCTCAACTCTTATGCATTGTATGCTTATGACTCTGTCTGGTTGATCGCTCGCGCCCTCGATGTTTTCTTCAGAGAGAACAACAGAGTGACGTTCTCCAACGACCCGAATCTTCACAAGACAAAGAGTAGCAGTCTTCGGTTATCAGCGTTGAGTGTGTTCAACGAAGGGGAGAGGTTTCTTGAGATCATTCTCGGGATGAATCACACCGGTGTAACCGGGCCAATCCGGTTTGATTCAGAGAGAAACCGGGTTAACCCGGCATACGAAGTTCTGAACATAGAAGGCACAGGTCCGCGGAGAGTGGGATACTGGTCTAATCATTCAGGTCTCTCAGTGGTGCCTCCAGAGACGTTGTATTCCAAGCCTCCGAACACATCTACAGCGAACCAGCGTCTTTATGGAATCATATGGCCAGGGGAAGTGACAAAGCCTCCACGTGGATGGGTGTTTCCTAACAACGGAAAGCCGCTGAAAATAGCAGTGCCTAACCGCGTGAGCTATAAAGATTACGTCTCCAAGGACAAGAACCCGCCTGGTGTTAGAGGCTATTGCATTGATGTCTTTGAGGCTGCGATCGAGTTGCTTCCCTATCCTGTTCCAAGAAACTATATACTGTATGGAGATGGGAAGAAGAATCCTTCTTATGACAACCTGATCAATGAAGTTGTTGCTGAT AACTTTGATGTAGCTGTAGGAGATATAACGATTGTAACAAACAGAACAAGGTTTGTGGACTTCACACAGCCGTTTATAGAGTCAGGGCTTGTGGTGGTGGCACCTGTTAAGGAGGCTAAGTCTAGTCCTTGGTCATTCCTGAAACCGTTCACTATAGAGATGTGGGCTGTCACTGGAGCCTTCTTTCTCTTCGTTGGAGCCATCGTCTGGATCCTCGAACACAGATTCAACCACGAGTTCCGTGGCCCTCCTAGGCGTCAACTCATCACCATCTTCTGGTTTAGCTTCTCGACGATGTTCTTCTCTCATA GGGAGAACACTGTGAGCTCATTGGGAAGGCTGGTGTTGATCATATGGTTGTTCGTGGTTCTGATCATCAACTCTAGCTACACAGCTAGTCTCACTTCAATACTCACCGTGCAGCAGCTGACATCTCGCATTGAAGGGATAGATAGCTTGATAACGAGCAACGAACCGATCGGTGTTCAAGACGGTACATTCGCTAGAAACTACCTGGTCAACGAGCTTAACATATCTCCTCATAGGATAGTTCCACTAAGAGACGAAGAACATTACCTTTCCGCTCTTCAGCTCGGTCCCAAAGCCGGCGGCGTGGCAGCCATCGTGGACGAGCTTCCTTACATCGAAGTCCTTCTGACAAACAGCAACTGCAAGTACCGGACAGTAGGACAAGAGTTCACACGCACAGGCTGGGGCTTCGCGTTCCAGAGAGACTCCCCTTTGGCTGTAGACATGTCCACGGCCATCTTGCAGCTCTCAGAAGAAGGGGAGCTGGAGAAAATCCACAGGAAATGGCTTAACTACAAGCACGAATGCTCGATGCAGATCCAAAACAGCGAGACCTCTCAGCTTTCGCTCAAAAGTTTCTGGGGACTGTTCCTTATCTGCGGCATCACTTGCTTCATAGCGCTTACTGTCTTCTTCTGGAGGGTGTTCTGGCAGTACCAGAGGTTGCTACCGGATACGGGGGACGAGGAGAGGGTGAGCGAAGTGACCGAGGGGTCTAGATCAGGGAGAGGCTTGCGAGCACCGAGTTTCAAGGAGTTGGTGAAGATTGTGGATAAGAGGGAAGCAGAGATCAAGGAGATACTGAAACAGAAGAGTAGCAATAAACTCAAAAGTAGCCAGAGTGGAGCTGGGAGCTCACATTCTCAACATAGCGAAATTCCGTAA